The following are encoded together in the Triticum dicoccoides isolate Atlit2015 ecotype Zavitan chromosome 6B, WEW_v2.0, whole genome shotgun sequence genome:
- the LOC119323922 gene encoding golgin subfamily A member 4-like translates to MDQKGRGRGRGGGGGGRGGGGGDNSRTDLLAAGRKKLQQFRKKKEKKGPGKKAEADADEGASKAGANGEEAVPEPKSPVGLKFLAGESGSGHSTPFEEATMSQEEQCNGQGPATEEPSVVDNADVVPVLEDADDPSVQNISISEQGNSDHGSPGQGDGDDSAVQATSSDVGGDLIGAQPGEVDGEKMPISEESIIPQVSSQGDIANDGSNQVGGHQEVQIDPVERTSSSDSKEAMEVPIPSLGLVADNANMGEEGTQEMEVGVSGRSSDGNIQDVEPTVSGEIGMEVGHEAAMDLAASQEIPGRGDTDDEANGVGKEAVQEDAGTSNTNAIDEAVTTHGLDLSVEKVDSALCGGAVSQGFMPYRLDEYIQGHLYVMTLSRDLLQLQLDEGTHLNSDVTLSSDEILKLQVQLKESEESKVAAHEEIQQCRHELTNLNTVKGELELIVASQKQEIDASNSKCEQLEIELRSSKENAQQISSELADCQSLLEALQKENIELTENLALEEKTRKEVQEQQEHLSGENEKLLSQLSELEHSLASVKEVMNAGSSRCGSLEAELCSFKENMEHTWTELTNCRALLETSQKDNVELSAEFAVESEATKKLKEDNVFLHTENERLLSDLSELNDELHLSYAKHKQLELHVRDMETHMEQLKDQLIEESLRATNSSDIYQSVIKELNAKCNVVLDQAETVVCQKHDRLASSKITVENAERTITSPEFVCEGNNQHSHPLFDEKDSSNCTALQSLKGHLEVAKGELHELQKLVERMSSRSGGRVLVSKLIQSFEVKGNQEEAGMSEGEHDELKKLTQGMLCCLVEKFKLMTSDLAKAEKYVVGLCDRIELSSKSEVQHEAERQLTAVFEARMDELSEKLSNYKNTIDQLHIQLANVQQDADDHAGKLTNQAELLHNDITERISILEKERASLSGLLSEVTNKLSSLVGTMYPNDLGASEGLGFSILDSVDLAAKSIQSLQDKLESAQSDNAKLSTSLSEIKKAHSDVQDRNEHASRMVKNTYDSLQEFLLNSLGNSDEASAGDSAEEPIEALFSHLGGAIEQLKNLLHDRHSLQSNNANLESRLLSKCEEVEEISLRCSSLMKNMDDMCLLNEELKLVSSSKSEALDELHGRCLSIAEKMVQHSADPTSMVLPLMSNSGEAETFSKEHHISTTLLPCIEEGVASCNEKLENAVEKIHLAKICLQNAHIFDQISFDKWSLPLPALIKEEIVPQVCDLQSKMDQLSELNIHLETEIPVLRDGLKKLDEALETSRTELQERSSELEQSEQKLSSFKEKLGIAVAKGKALIVQRDGLKQSLAEKSGELEKLSQELESKDALVKELEAKLKSYTEADRIEALESELSYIRNSATALRDSFILKDSVLQRIEEVLEDLDMPERFHSRDIVEKIELLSKMAVGASFTLPDGDKRSSMDGHSESGVAMDSTSDEQISISNPGSDEIKNKYDELHRRFYELAEHNNMLEQSLVERNSIVQKWEEVLGQVSIPPQFRMLEPEDKITWLGNRLLEVEHERDTLHSKIEHLEDSSEMLITDLEESHKRISELSAEVIAIKAEKDFFSESLDKLRFEFLGLSEKAVQDEFVRDNLQKDLAELQEKLAEKAKESKHYHDMEIEVHELLDLVRNVLQDGTNAEIPSGGGAVLCLGELLRKVLDHYETLLSESTLSNVAEKEIHLDETKLSNDASTSETGRDDKESVLNTLSNQLEHACKSLALVEQQRDEAAEKARLLMLEVEMLHAQINQLQEDDSEQTQKYQSLVLELELVSKQRDNLQEKLNQSDELEHARRSLALAEQQRDEAVEKTQSLLLEVEMAHARINRLQEGGAEQTQKYQSLVLELELAGKQRDDLQEKLNQEEQKCTSLREKLNIAVRKGKGLVQQKDSLKQTIEEMNAVIEKLKNEREQLIESLESEKTLLMGRLTENEKNLHDTTEYLSRLLNALSTVDIAREFDTDPITKVGKIAQVYLDQQATVASSQNEVKKLKRATELLLTELNEAQERADNLQEELVKEEAALSESSKQNNVIESARADAVRHLEHITYMQAQAARKQIDHLKELNSTSRQLREVCFDLSHRLASAFSKDVDLISYMESFMKSSGKWMDGTNMVDIPITYNGMLTSSISSKNTHIPNASLEFTVNDTDGTQMLHHLAIACHAVSDCVKDCNDLKRNIDEHGFSIDQKATELAEVMSNLQNRFTSQNNELESLRENILELQSEIKEKEEESSSLRRNMSLLYEACTSSVSEIEGMTGMGSGTGSYSVVQNHLFSYDHIKSVVERLGAAVKTTQYSNEGNTKELKATVLELQQELQGKDVQISTISSELASQIREAESYAKQLSVELDDARMQVHNLEEHVEMLLNQKKALETQASELKDLETVASEQHGRIKELTDELSRKDQEIEGLMQALDEEEKELEVLENKSNDLEQMLQEKEFSLKSLEDSRTKALTKLATTVEKFDELHSLSESLLAEVESLQSQLQERDSEISFLRQEVTRSTNELLTTEDSNKQYSSQINDFVKWLETALMQFGVHCESADDHDYTQVPVYMDMLDKKIVSLISESDELRVAVQSKDSSLQVERTKMEELLRKSEALEASLSQKDSQIGMLRRDRTMGQPRSINLPGTSEIEQMNDKVSPAAVVTQIRGARKVNNDQVAIDVEMHKDKPLDDEDDDKAHGFKSLTMSRIVPKFTRPISDRIDGMWASGDRLLMRQPTLRLGVLIYWIALHALLVSFI, encoded by the exons ATGGATCAGAAGGGCCGCGGCCGCGGCCGTGGCGGCGGAGGGGGAGgccgcgggggcgggggcggggacaATAGCCGCACCGATCTCCTCGCTGCCGGGCGCAAGAAG CTGCAGCAGttcaggaagaagaaggagaaaaagGGTCCCGGGAAGAAGGCAGAAGCCGACGCCGACGAGGGGGCTTCGAAAGCGGGTGCCAATGGGGAGGAGGCCGTGCCGGAGCCGAAGTCTCCTGTTGGGCTGaagttccttgccggggagagtggcagCGGCCATAGCACGCCATTTGAG GAAGCAACCATGTCGCAGGAGGAGCAATGCAACGGCCAGGGGCCTGCTACTGAGGAACCAAGCGTTGTGGACAATGCAGATGTTGTGCCTGTACTGGAGGACGCTGATGACCCTAGTGTGCAGAATATCAGTATCAGTGAGCAGGGGAATTCGGATCATGGAAGTCCTGggcaaggagatggtgatgattcAGCAGTTCAGGCTACCAGTTCAGATGTTGGTGGTGATCTTATAGGAGCTCAGCCTGGGGAGGTGGATGGCGAGAAAATGCCCATTTCAGAGGAGAGCATTATACCCCAGGTTTCTTCTCAAGGTGACATAGCCAATGACGGTAGCAACCAAGTAGGGGGACACCAGGAGGTGCAGATAGATCCTGTTGAGAGGACAAGTAGTTCTGATTCCAAGGAAGCCATGGAGGTGCCAATTCCTTCTCTCGGCCTCGTGGCTGATAATGCTAATATGGGTGAAGAAGGAACTCAAGAAATGGAGGTGGGTGTTTCTGGGAGGTCATCAGATGGCAATATACAAGATGTTGAACCCACAGTTTCTGGCGAAATAGGCATGGAGGTTGGGCATGAAGCAGCAATGGATCTTGCAGCTTCACAAGAAATTCCTGGACGAGGAGACACTGATGATGAAGCTAATGGAGTGGGCAAAGAAGCTGTTCAAGAAGATGCAGGTACAAGTAACACAAATGCAATAGATGAAGCTGTCACTACACATGGATTGGATTTATCTGTTGAAAAGGTTGATTCAGCTTTATGTGGTGGTGCTGTATCTCAAGGCTTCATGCCATATCGCCTTGATGAATATATTCAGGGGCATCTGTATGTGATGACTCTGTCGAGGGATTTGCTCCAGTTGCAGCTAGATGAAGGCACCCACCTGAATTCAGATGTCACACTGTCTTCTGATGAAATTCTCAAACTCCAGGTACAGCTGAAAGAATCTGAAGAGAGCAAAGTAGCAGCCCATGAAGAGATTCAGCAATGTAGACATGAGCTCACGAACCTGAATACTGTTAAGGGAGAACTTGAACTAATCGTGGCTTCTCAGAAACAAGAAATTGACGCTAGCAACAGCAAATGTGAACAGCTGGAGATCGAGTTGCGGTCCTCCAAGGAGAATGCACAACAAATCTCGAGTGAATTAGCTGACTGCCAATCATTGCTGGAAGCTCTACAAAAGGAGAACATAGAGCTAACAGAAAACCTTGCTCTCGAGGAAAAAACCAGAAAGGAGGTTCAGGAGCAGCAAGAACATCTGTCTGGTGAAAACGAGAAGCTTCTGTCACAGCTGTCTGAGCTTGAACATAGCTTAGCTTCTGTGAAAGAGGTAATGAATGCTGGCAGTAGCAGGTGCGGAAGTTTGGAGGCTGAGCTGTGTTCCTTCAAGGAGAACATGGAACACACGTGGACTGAATTAACAAATTGCAGGGCTTTATTGGAAACGTCGCAAAAAGATAATGTTGAGTTATCTGCAGAGTTTGCTGTTGAATCGGAAGCAACCAAGAAACTGAAGGAGGATAATGTATTCCTACATACTGAGAACGAGAGGCTTTTGTCAGATCTGTCTGAACTAAATGATGAATTGCATCTTTCATACGCCAAACATAAACAGCTTGAGTTGCATGTCAGAGATATGGAGACACACATGGAACAACTGAAAGACCAACTAATCGAGGAAAGTCTGCGTGCAACTAACAGTTCCGATATTTACCAATCTGTAATTAAAGAGCTGAATGCTAAGTGCAATGTGGTGCTAGACCAAGCCGAGACAGTCGTGTGTCAAAAACATGATCGCCTGGCCTCATCGAAAATCACTGTTGAAAATGCTGAAAGAACAATTACAAGTCCTGAGTTTGTTTGTGAGGGTAACAATCAGCATTCTCATCCTCTATTTGACGAGAAAGATTCAAGTAACTGTACTGCTTTGCAGTCACTGAAAGGACATCTAGAGGTTGCTAAAGGTGAATTGCATGAACTTCAAAAATTAGTGGAGCGGATGTCCTCTAGGTCCGGTGGACGTGTTCTCGTGTCAAAACTCATCCAATCCTTTGAGGTAAAAGGAAACCAGGAAGAAGCTGGAATGTCTGAAGGGGAACATGATGAATTAAAAAAGTTAACTCAGGGGATGTTATGCTGCCTCGTTGAAAAATTCAAGTTGATGACTTCAGATCTTGCAAAGGCTGAAAAGTATGTTGTCGGACTGTGTGACAGAATAGAGCTTTCAAGTAAGTCTGAAGTGCAGCATGAAGCAGAAAGACAGCTCACTGCAGTTTTTGAGGCCAGAATGGATGAGCTCTCTGAGAAGCTAAGCAACTACAAGAACACAATTGATCAACTGCACATTCAGCTTGCTAACGTACAACAAGATGCAGATGATCATGCTGGGAAGCTCACTAATCAGGCAGAACTTTTGCATAACGATATAACAGAAAGGATTTCAATTCTTGAGAAGGAAAGGGCATCTCTATCAGGTTTGCTCAGTGAAGTTACCAACAAGCTCAGCTCTTTGGTAGGTACTATGTACCCTAATGATTTGGGTGCAAGCGAAGGTCTCGGGTTTAGTATTTTGGACTCTGTGGATCTCGCTGCTAAATCAATCCAAAGTCTTCAGGACAAATTAGAGTCTGCTCAAAGCGATAATGCTAAACTCAGTACTTCTCTTTCGGAGATCAAGAAAGCACATTCTGATGTTCAAGATAGGAATGAACATGCATCTAGAATGGTTAAGAACACGTATGATTCCTTACAGGAGTTTCTACTCAACTCGCTTGGAAATTCAGATGAAGCAAGTGCAGGAGATAGTGCTGAGGAGCCAATTGAAGCTCTGTTTAGTCATCTTGGAGGAGCCATCGAGCAGTTGAAGAATCTATTGCATGACCGTCATTCTTTGCAATCAAACAATGCTAACCTGGAGTCAAGATTGTTGAGCAAATGTGAAGAAGTTGAAGAAATCAGCTTGAGATGcagttctttaatgaaaaatatggATGACATGTGCTTGCTGAACGAGGAGCTTAAATTAGTTTCTTCAAGTAAAAGTGAAGCGTTGGATGAGCTGCATGGTAGATGCCTCTCTATAGCAGAAAAAATGGTTCAACACTCTGCAGATCCTACCTCAATGGTTCTTCCTTTGATGTCTAATAGTGGTGAAGCTGAAACGTTCAGCAAGGAGCATCATATTTCTACCACATTACTGCCATGTATTGAGGAGGGTGTAGCTTCATGCAATGAGAAACTTGAAAATGCAGTTGAAAAAATCCACTTAGCAAAGATATGCTTGCAAAATGCCCATATTTTTGACCAAATTTCATTTGACAAGTGGTCCTTGCCCTTGCCTGCATTGATCAAAGAAGAAATTGTACCCCAGGTTTGTGACTTGCAGAGCAAAATGGACCAGCTCAGTGAATTGAACATTCACTTAGAGACTGAAATTCCAGTTCTCAGGGATGGCTTGAAAAAGCTTGATGAAGCTCTTGAAACTTCACGTACTGAGCTTCAGGAAAGGTCTTCTGAACTTGAACAGTCAGAACAGAAACTTTCTTCTTTTAAGGAAAAACTTGGTATTGCTGTTGCCAAAGGTAAAGCCTTGATAGTGCAACGTGACGGCCTTAAGCAGTCTCTTGCGGAGAAGTCTGGTGAGCTTGAGAAGCTCTCACAGGAACTGGAATCAAAGGATGCATTAGTGAAAGAGTTGGAAGCCAAGCTCAAATCCTATACAGAGGCAGATCGAATTGAAGCTTTGGAGTCAGAACTCTCATACATACGGAATTCAGCTACTGCTTTAAGGGATTCATTTATTCTGAAAGACTCTGTTCTTCAGAGaattgaagaagtcttagaagatCTAGATATGCCAGAGCGTTTTCATTCTAGAGACATTGTTGAGAAAATAGAACTGTTGTCAAAGatggctgttggtgcttcttttacCTTGCCTGATGGTGATAAGAGATCATCTATGGATGGGCATTCTGAGTCTGGTGTGGCCATGGATAGCACAAGTGATGAACAGATCTCAATATCAAATCCAGGGTCAGATGAAATAAAGAACAAATATGACGAGTTGCATAGGAGATTCTATGAACTGGCTGAGCACAACAACATGTTGGAACAGTCTCTAGTGGAGAGGAACAGTATTGTACAGAAATGGGAAGAAGTCCTTGGTCAGGTTAGCATTCCCCCGCAGTTCAGAATGTTGGAACCAGAAGATAAGATAACTTGGCTGGGAAACAGATTATTGGAGGTCGAGCATGAAAGAGACACGTTACATTCGAAGATTGAGCACCTTGAGGATTCCTCTGAGATGCTAATTACTGATCTAGAAGAATCACACAAAAGGATTTCTGAGCTCAGTGCAGAGGTCATTGCTATAAAGGCCGAAAAGGACTTCTTCTCAGAGAGCCTGGATAAACTGAGATTTGAGTTCCTTGGACTCTCTGAGAAAGCAGTTCAAGATGAGTTTGTCAGAGATAACTTGCAAAAAGATCTAGCTGAACTACAGGAGAAGTTAGCTGAAAAGGCAAAGGAGAGCAAGCACTATCATGATATGGAAATAGAGGTACACGAACTACTTGATTTGGTGCGAAATGTGCTGCAGGATGGTACTAATGCTGAAATTCCATCTGGTGGTGGTGCTGTACTGTGCTTGGGTGAACTTTTGAGGAAAGTTTTAGACCATTATGAAACTCTTTTGTCAGAGTCGACTCTAAGCAATGTTGCCGAGAAGGAAATTCATTTAGATGAAACCAAGCTGTCTAACGACGCTTCTACATCAGAGACTGGTAGAGATGACAAAGAGAGTGTACTGAATACTTTGAGTAATCAGTTGGAGCATGCTTGCAAGAGTCTGGCCTTAGTTGAGCAGCAGCGTGATGAAGCAGCTGAGAAGGCACGATTACTAATGCTGGAGGTGGAGATGCTACATGCTCAAATAAACCAATTGCAGGAAGATGATTCTGAGCAGACTCAAAAATACCAGTCGCTTGTGCTTGAACTGGAATTAGTGAGTAAGCAGCGGGATAATCTGCAAGAAAAGCTGAATCAGAGTGATGAGTTAGAGCATGCTCGCCGTAGTTTGGCCTTAGCCGAGCAACAGCGTGATGAAGCTGTGGAGAAGACACAATCACTATTACTGGAAGTGGAGATGGCACATGCTCGAATAAACCGGCTGCAAGAAGGTGGTGCTGAGCAAACTCAAAAGTATCAGTCGCTTGTGCTTGAACTAGAATTAGCGGGTAAGCAGCGGGATGATCTGCAAGAGAAGCTAAATCAGGAGGAGCAAAAGTGCACTTCACTGAGAGAGAAACTGAATATCGCTGTCAGAAAAGGGAAAGGCCTGGTGCAACAAAAAGATAGCTTGAAGCAAACTATAGAAGAGATGAATGCTGTGATAGAAAAACTTAAAAATGAAAGGGAACAACTCATAGAATCACTTGAATCTGAGAAAACACTATTGATGGGCCGGTTAACTGAAAATGAGAAGAACTTGCACGATACAACGGAATACTTGAGTAGATTGTTAAATGCTTTGAGTACAGTGGACATCGCTCGAGAATTTGATACAGATCCAATCACCAAGGTTGGAAAAATTGCACAGGTTTACCTGGACCAACAGGCAACAGTGGCTTCATCACAAAATGAAGTGAAGAAATTGAAACGAGCAACAGAGCTGCTTCTAACTGAGTTAAATGAAGCTCAGGAGAGGGCCGATAACCTGCAGGAGGAATTAGTCAAGGAAGAAGCTGCACTTTCTGAATCCTCTAAACAGAACAATGTTATAGAGTCTGCAAGAGCGGATGCTGTTCGCCACCTTGAACATATTACCTATATGCAGGCACAGGCAGCAAGGAAGCAAATAGATCATTTGAAGGAGTTGAACTCTACCAGTCGTCAACTAAGAGAGGTCTGCTTTGACCTTTCACATCGCCTCGCCAGCGCATTCAGCAAAGATGTGGACCTTATCAGCTATATGGAGAGCTTCATGAAATCTTCTGGTAAATGGATGGATGGCACAAATATGGTGGACATACCTATCACTTATAATGGGATGTTAACCAGTAGCATAAGCAGCAAG AATACTCATATTCCAAATGCTTCGCTGGAATTCACGGTGAATGATACTGATGGAACTCAGATGTTACATCATCTTGCTATTGCATGCCATGCTGTATCTGATTGTGTAAAGGATTGCAATGATCTCAAAAGGAATATTGACGAGCATGGTTTTTCAATTGACCAGAAAGCAACAGAGTTAGCTGAAGTTATGTCCAACTTGCAGAACAGATTCACCTCCCAAAATAACGAGTTGGAATCATTGAGAGAAAACATTCTTGAACTACAGTCAGAGATCAAAGAGAAGGAAGAGGAGAGTTCATCATTGCGTAGAAATATGAGTTTGCTTTACGAAGCATGTACTAGTTCAGTTTCTGAGATTGAAGGAATGACTGGTATGGGTTCTGGTACTGGGAGCTATTCTGTTGTGCAGAACCATTTATTTTCATATGATCATATAAAATCAGTCGTCGAGCGGTTAGGTGCAGCCGTAAAGACTACTCAGTATAGCAATGAAGGGAACACAAAGGAACTAAAGGCTACTGTTCTTGAGTTGCAGCAGGAGCTTCAGGGAAAAGATGTGCAAATTAGCACAATCAGTTCGGAGCTTGCATCTCAGATAAGGGAAGCTGAATCTTATGCGAAGCAGCTTTCTGTTGAGCTTGACGATGCAAGAATGCAAGTACACAATTTGGAAGAACATGTTGAGATGTTGCTTAATCAGAAGAAAGCTTTAGAGACCCAAGCAAGTGAGCTTAAAGATTTGGAGACAGTGGCAAGTGAGCAGCATGGAAGAATAAAAGAGTTGACTGATGAACTGAGCAGAAAAGACCAAG AGATTGAAGGTTTGATGCAAGCACTTGACGAAGAAGAAAAGGAGCTTGAAGTCTTGGAGAACAAAAGCAATGACTTGGAGCAGATGCTGCAAGAAAAAGAATTTTCTTTGAAGAGCCTTGAAGATTCTAGGACAAAAGCTCTGACTAAACTTGCAACCACTGTCGAGAAGTTTGACGAGTTGCATAGCTTGTCTGAAAGTCTTCTTGCAGAAGTGGAAAGCCTTCAGTCACAATTGCAAGAGAGAGATTCAGAGATCTCGTTTCTGCGCCAAGAAGTCACAAGGAGTACTAATGAACTATTAACCACTGAAGATAGCAACAAGCAGTACTCATCGCAGATAAATGATTTTGTTAAGTGGTTAGAAACTGCGCTGATGCAGTTTGGTGTGCATTGTGAGAGCGCAGATGACCATGATTACACTCAGGTTCCAGTATATATGGACATGTTGGACAAAAAAATAGTGTCGTTGATATCTGAATCAGATGAATTGAGGGTTGCTGTGCAAAGCAAAGATTCTTCACTACAGGTCGAGAGGACCAAAATGGAAGAGTTGTTGCGTAAATCAGAGGCTCTAGAAGCTTCTTTGAGCCAAAAGGATTCTCAGATAGGGATGCTTCGTCGAGACAGGACGATGGGCCAACCTAGATCTATAAACTTGCCTGGCACTTCGGAGATTGAGCAAATG